One region of Mycolicibacterium lutetiense genomic DNA includes:
- the lpqS gene encoding putative copper homeostasis (lipo)protein LpqS → MAAKVIRAKRINRRRGGLRLVVLLIAVMSALPMLHCLTDESSHHAAPAAQDAVSTDAQTTGVSASGTDLFANQSHADTAAHAVVCQTIGSLTVIARGNNSLRAVLVAVVVATAILGGTVICRSPPLRRHLGTVRSGWLLLTDLCISRR, encoded by the coding sequence TTGGCTGCCAAGGTGATCCGAGCCAAGCGCATCAACCGTCGACGCGGTGGGCTGCGGTTGGTGGTACTGCTCATCGCCGTGATGTCCGCGCTGCCGATGCTGCACTGCCTCACCGACGAAAGCTCGCACCACGCCGCGCCGGCCGCGCAGGATGCGGTGAGCACCGACGCGCAGACCACCGGAGTGTCGGCGTCGGGCACCGATCTTTTCGCCAATCAGTCGCATGCCGACACCGCCGCGCACGCCGTGGTCTGTCAGACGATTGGTTCGCTGACCGTTATCGCTCGGGGTAACAACTCGCTGCGGGCCGTGCTGGTGGCTGTGGTGGTGGCCACGGCAATACTGGGGGGTACGGTCATCTGCCGGAGCCCGCCGCTGCGTCGACATTTGGGCACCGTGCGCTCGGGGTGGCTCCTCCTCACTGATCTCTGCATCAGCCGCCGCTGA
- a CDS encoding PLP-dependent cysteine synthase family protein: MVGNTPVLWVSEPLAGPGDGFWAKLEGHNPNGMKDRPALHMVKQARLRGDLKPGARIVESSSGTLGLGLAFAGIVYRHPVTVVTDPGLEPIIARMLTAYGAIVDVVGEQHPVGGWQQARKDRVAELLSAEPDAWCPDQYENPDNVDAYHGLAQELIDQLGTVDILVCSVGTGGHSAGVSRTLRQHNPQLRLIGVDTIGSTIFGQPAGTRLMRGLGSSIYPGNVNYSAFNEIHWVAPNEAVWACRALAATHHASGGWSVGAVALAAGWAARHAESGTCVAAVFPDGPLRYHGTIYDDEYGKRHNLLGRPPAREPDTIATPSQRVVDRWTRCSTVIDPIGRTP; encoded by the coding sequence ATGGTCGGCAACACGCCGGTGTTGTGGGTATCGGAGCCGCTCGCCGGGCCCGGCGACGGTTTTTGGGCCAAGCTTGAGGGTCACAACCCCAATGGCATGAAAGACCGTCCCGCCCTGCACATGGTGAAGCAGGCGAGGCTGCGCGGCGACCTCAAACCCGGCGCCAGGATCGTCGAATCCTCCAGCGGAACCTTGGGATTAGGCCTTGCGTTTGCTGGAATCGTCTACCGGCACCCAGTCACGGTGGTTACCGATCCCGGGCTGGAACCGATCATTGCGCGCATGCTCACCGCCTACGGCGCCATCGTCGACGTGGTCGGTGAGCAGCACCCGGTAGGTGGGTGGCAGCAGGCTCGCAAAGACCGTGTCGCCGAGCTGCTATCGGCAGAACCGGACGCGTGGTGCCCCGACCAGTACGAAAACCCGGACAACGTCGACGCCTATCACGGCCTGGCCCAGGAGCTGATCGACCAGCTCGGTACCGTCGACATCCTGGTCTGCTCAGTGGGCACCGGCGGGCACTCGGCTGGCGTGAGTCGCACTTTGCGCCAACATAATCCGCAGCTGCGTCTGATCGGTGTCGATACCATCGGCTCCACTATCTTCGGACAGCCCGCCGGCACCCGACTCATGCGGGGCCTGGGATCGAGCATCTATCCGGGAAACGTCAACTACTCAGCGTTCAATGAGATCCACTGGGTGGCCCCGAATGAGGCGGTGTGGGCGTGCCGGGCACTGGCCGCTACCCATCACGCCAGCGGCGGGTGGAGCGTTGGCGCGGTCGCGCTGGCTGCCGGCTGGGCAGCCCGGCACGCCGAATCGGGCACGTGCGTGGCCGCCGTCTTCCCCGACGGGCCGCTGCGCTACCACGGCACCATCTACGACGACGAATACGGCAAGCGTCACAACCTGCTGGGCCGCCCACCGGCGAGAGAACCCGATACCATCGCCACGCCATCACAGCGCGTCGTGGACCGTTGGACCCGGTGCTCCACCGTCATCGATCCCATCGGACGCACACCATGA
- a CDS encoding M56 family metallopeptidase, with protein sequence MSVAACLLIFSMVMVALGPKALGFLTRGGSAPRFGIVAWLTAIGSVLATGIAIPALVALEVLSHGSQHGSLLTSCMQLLCDLAAGRAGGAAQLGLLTAALALIVAVIGLGVKLLHTILRLRAHADTHAQAARLVGRPTDQPHVYIVDAEQRTAYCVAGNPPAIVVTSSAVAALDPRELAAVLAHERAHLDGHHATIVTVLRSLAMVLPRVALMTRAATDVTRLLEMCADDAAARRYGQRTLLAGLLALAGAAPAEALGAADVALLSRAERLARPPASGKRLGARVGLAGATTLIALAPMGTFALGASGLLCS encoded by the coding sequence GTGAGCGTCGCCGCCTGCCTGCTGATTTTCAGCATGGTGATGGTGGCGTTGGGGCCAAAGGCGCTCGGCTTCCTCACCCGCGGCGGATCGGCGCCCAGGTTCGGCATCGTGGCGTGGCTGACCGCGATCGGCAGCGTGTTGGCAACCGGGATCGCCATTCCCGCTCTGGTGGCCCTGGAGGTGCTATCCCACGGCAGTCAGCACGGTTCGCTGCTGACCTCTTGTATGCAGTTGTTGTGCGATCTGGCGGCCGGACGGGCCGGCGGCGCAGCACAATTGGGGCTACTGACGGCGGCGCTTGCCCTGATCGTCGCTGTGATCGGCCTTGGGGTGAAACTGCTGCACACCATTCTCCGGTTGCGTGCCCATGCCGACACTCACGCCCAAGCGGCGCGCCTGGTCGGACGGCCAACCGACCAACCCCATGTCTACATCGTTGATGCCGAGCAGCGCACCGCCTATTGCGTGGCCGGCAACCCGCCGGCGATCGTTGTCACCAGCAGCGCGGTCGCCGCTCTCGATCCTCGGGAGTTAGCGGCGGTGCTGGCTCACGAACGGGCGCACCTCGATGGACACCATGCCACGATAGTGACCGTGCTGCGCAGTCTGGCAATGGTGTTGCCGCGGGTGGCATTGATGACCCGAGCAGCCACCGACGTTACGCGATTGCTGGAAATGTGTGCCGACGATGCCGCCGCCCGTCGTTACGGCCAGCGCACGCTGCTCGCGGGACTGCTGGCCCTTGCCGGTGCCGCACCGGCTGAGGCCCTCGGCGCCGCTGATGTCGCGTTGCTGAGTCGTGCCGAACGTTTGGCACGCCCACCCGCCTCGGGTAAACGCCTGGGTGCGCGCGTCGGCCTCGCCGGCGCCACCACTCTCATCGCATTGGCCCCGATGGGCACCTTCGCCCTTGGCGCATCTGGGCTGCTCTGTAGTTGA
- a CDS encoding BlaI/MecI/CopY family transcriptional regulator, which produces MRVRGFGELEADIMDRIWNRDPEPVTVRDIFDELADERRIAYTTVMSTMDNLHTKGWLERDRDGRAYRYWATLNREQHSAQLMREALDGGGQSDLVLSYFIEQIDPQDSDRLRAALRTLARRSNRAKKR; this is translated from the coding sequence GTGCGCGTACGGGGATTCGGTGAACTCGAGGCCGACATCATGGATCGCATCTGGAATCGTGACCCAGAGCCGGTCACGGTGCGCGACATTTTCGACGAGCTCGCCGATGAGAGGCGGATCGCCTACACCACCGTGATGTCAACGATGGACAACTTGCATACCAAGGGTTGGTTGGAGCGCGACCGTGACGGCCGGGCATACCGCTACTGGGCGACCCTGAACCGCGAGCAACATTCGGCTCAGTTGATGCGTGAGGCCCTCGACGGCGGTGGGCAGTCGGACCTGGTTCTCAGCTACTTCATCGAGCAGATCGACCCGCAGGACTCCGATCGGTTGCGCGCCGCGCTGCGCACGCTGGCCAGGCGGTCGAACAGGGCGAAGAAGCGGTGA
- a CDS encoding M56 family metallopeptidase, producing the protein MTAVAWWALAGVAAGCLTPVALRALLRRGIGAAVLLCTWGAMVSLIITALALPAFAELFHRCRLSAHPFDTSPVGTAAAAVSAGILLVAAIGGGWRFSHHSRMRHRLHGRHFEMNWLLTGHRPRPGTVVWLPVAEPLAYSLAGQPPLVVATTGLYRVFDAATVSAVLAHEHAHTARRHHLFVSLADTVASGLGWLPLMRQSPSLVRTLVELDADAHAARSHGHHRLLQALRALQHTATPPAALGIAGECTQLRMARLCAQSCRGSGRLAGVAAYCGAALVVGVPALLSLSAVIAVASCTTV; encoded by the coding sequence ATGACCGCGGTGGCGTGGTGGGCCCTGGCCGGCGTAGCGGCAGGCTGTCTGACCCCGGTGGCGCTGCGTGCACTGTTGCGCCGCGGCATCGGCGCAGCTGTGTTGCTGTGTACATGGGGCGCGATGGTGAGTCTGATCATCACCGCCCTGGCACTACCTGCATTCGCTGAACTCTTTCACCGTTGCCGGCTGAGCGCACACCCTTTCGACACCAGCCCGGTAGGCACCGCAGCCGCTGCGGTCAGCGCAGGCATTCTCCTGGTCGCTGCGATCGGCGGCGGCTGGCGTTTCAGCCACCACAGCCGGATGCGGCACCGCCTGCACGGCAGGCATTTCGAGATGAACTGGCTTCTCACCGGTCATCGTCCCCGTCCCGGGACGGTGGTGTGGCTGCCCGTCGCCGAGCCCCTGGCCTACAGCCTGGCCGGCCAACCGCCGCTGGTTGTGGCCACCACGGGGCTATACCGGGTCTTCGACGCCGCCACGGTCAGCGCCGTGCTGGCCCACGAGCACGCCCATACCGCACGCCGCCATCATCTCTTCGTATCTCTCGCCGATACGGTCGCCTCAGGTTTGGGATGGTTGCCGCTAATGCGTCAATCCCCGTCGCTGGTGCGCACATTGGTCGAATTGGATGCCGACGCCCACGCCGCACGCTCCCACGGCCATCACCGCCTGCTGCAGGCCCTACGGGCACTGCAACACACAGCCACGCCGCCAGCGGCCCTGGGCATCGCCGGTGAGTGCACCCAACTGCGGATGGCCCGCCTTTGTGCGCAGAGCTGCCGCGGGTCCGGCCGACTCGCCGGTGTCGCCGCATATTGCGGCGCGGCCCTTGTCGTCGGGGTGCCAGCGTTGTTGAGTTTGTCGGCCGTGATCGCCGTCGCATCCTGCACCACGGTCTAA
- a CDS encoding TlpA family protein disulfide reductase has protein sequence MGAARPVTALVLGLLGVAGVLVAAHADPVGLPQSRPPTTHHRAATVENSAAVEGGTTACPAPARDAVAVPPLADVMARCLGSARSVNLGRAVSGAPTLLNLWASWCAPCRQEMPILDAYADSPNAVRVIGVNVRDRSSSAAALMRDLQIGYPSYADNVAAALTAPPLLPLSYLVKADGSVRRLQDVLVFRDVEQVARSIATAMSS, from the coding sequence ATGGGCGCCGCTCGGCCAGTCACGGCCCTCGTACTGGGCCTCCTCGGCGTCGCCGGAGTTCTGGTGGCCGCACACGCCGATCCGGTTGGCCTACCTCAGTCACGACCACCGACCACCCACCACCGCGCCGCCACCGTGGAGAACTCCGCCGCGGTCGAGGGCGGCACCACCGCCTGTCCCGCGCCTGCCCGTGACGCGGTAGCGGTGCCACCGCTGGCCGATGTAATGGCCCGCTGCCTGGGTTCTGCACGCAGCGTCAATCTCGGGCGCGCGGTCTCAGGTGCGCCCACACTGTTGAATCTGTGGGCGTCGTGGTGTGCGCCGTGCCGGCAGGAGATGCCCATTCTGGATGCCTACGCGGACAGCCCTAACGCGGTCCGAGTAATCGGTGTGAATGTGCGCGACCGGTCCTCATCGGCAGCCGCGCTGATGCGCGACTTGCAGATCGGGTACCCGTCCTACGCCGACAACGTCGCAGCAGCCTTGACCGCGCCACCGCTGCTGCCCCTGAGCTACCTAGTGAAGGCTGACGGTTCGGTGCGCCGCTTGCAGGACGTGCTGGTGTTCCGTGATGTTGAGCAGGTCGCCCGTTCCATTGCCACGGCCATGAGTTCGTGA
- a CDS encoding heavy metal translocating P-type ATPase: MTEHRHHDHDHGSVPAPDLVHDPVCGMTVDPHTSEYRIEYDSRTYHFCSAHCRSRFQADPGEFIDAAQTPAAAPAESFGENVEYTCPMHPEIRRPEPGSCPICGMALEPVVITADTGPSPELLDMTRRFWIGLVLTAPVFALEMGGHLFPSLHHLVPATVSTWIQFVLATPVVLWAGWPFFVRGAQSLRTRNLNMFTLIAMGTGVAWLYSVVATLVPGVFPDAFRAMDGTVAVYFEAAAVITVLVLLGQVLELRAREQTSGAIKALLDLAPKTGRRINADGTEEEVALDVVQIGDLLRVRPGEKVPVDGTVQDGRSSLDESMVTGESMPVTKTSGDTVIGGTLNRTGALVIRAEKVGRDTMLARIVAMVAQAQRSRAPIQRLADQVARKFVPAVIAIAVVAFVVWALVGPSPSLAYALVVAVSVLIIACPCALGLATPMSIMVGVGRGAELGVLIKNAEALERLEKVDTLVVDKTGTLTEGRPSVTAVVPDNGIDANDVLRLAAGVERASEHPLALAVVEAAERAGLTIPAVTDFDSPTGRGVVGTVEGRRVALGNAAFLEDEGIDISAFAHRADDLRHDGATAIFVGVDGRPAGVLAIADPVKGTTPEALTALRDDGIEVVMLTGDNRTTAEAVARRLGISEVEAEVLPDHKSAVVQRLREQGKIVAMAGDGINDAPALAAADVGIAMGSGTDVAIESAGVTLLHGDLTGIVRARRLSAATMSNIRQNLVFAFVYNAAGIPLAAGVLYPVFGILLSPIIAAAAMALSSVSVIGNALRLRSKKF; encoded by the coding sequence ATGACCGAGCATCGCCACCACGACCACGACCACGGATCGGTGCCTGCCCCCGATCTCGTCCACGATCCCGTGTGCGGGATGACGGTGGATCCTCACACGAGCGAGTACCGCATCGAATACGACAGTCGGACATACCACTTCTGCTCGGCGCACTGTCGGTCCAGGTTCCAGGCGGACCCGGGCGAGTTCATCGACGCCGCACAGACCCCGGCCGCTGCGCCGGCCGAATCCTTCGGCGAGAACGTCGAATACACCTGCCCAATGCACCCGGAGATCCGCCGGCCCGAACCCGGGTCCTGCCCGATCTGTGGCATGGCTCTCGAACCCGTCGTGATCACCGCGGACACCGGACCGAGCCCCGAACTCTTGGACATGACCCGCCGCTTCTGGATCGGCCTGGTCCTTACCGCCCCGGTGTTCGCCCTTGAAATGGGCGGGCACCTGTTCCCCTCACTCCACCACCTCGTCCCCGCGACGGTCTCGACGTGGATCCAGTTCGTCCTGGCCACCCCGGTGGTGCTGTGGGCTGGATGGCCGTTCTTCGTTCGCGGCGCGCAGTCGTTGCGCACACGCAACCTCAACATGTTCACCCTGATCGCGATGGGCACCGGGGTGGCCTGGCTCTACAGCGTCGTCGCCACCCTCGTGCCCGGTGTTTTCCCGGACGCCTTTCGCGCAATGGACGGCACCGTCGCCGTGTACTTCGAGGCCGCCGCTGTAATCACCGTGCTGGTGCTGCTCGGGCAGGTCCTGGAACTGCGGGCCCGGGAGCAGACCTCCGGCGCAATCAAGGCACTGCTCGATCTGGCCCCGAAGACCGGGCGCCGCATCAACGCCGATGGCACCGAGGAAGAAGTAGCGCTCGACGTCGTGCAGATCGGCGACCTGCTGCGGGTTCGGCCCGGCGAGAAGGTTCCAGTCGACGGCACGGTGCAGGACGGGCGGTCCTCGCTCGACGAGTCGATGGTCACCGGCGAATCGATGCCCGTCACCAAGACCTCCGGGGACACCGTGATCGGCGGCACCCTCAACCGCACCGGCGCACTGGTGATCCGTGCCGAGAAGGTCGGCCGCGACACCATGCTCGCCCGCATCGTTGCGATGGTGGCGCAAGCCCAGCGGTCCCGCGCACCCATTCAGCGGCTCGCCGACCAGGTCGCCCGAAAGTTCGTGCCCGCGGTCATCGCGATCGCCGTCGTCGCGTTTGTGGTGTGGGCACTCGTCGGGCCCTCACCCTCGCTGGCATACGCACTTGTCGTCGCCGTGTCGGTACTCATCATCGCCTGCCCCTGTGCCCTTGGCCTGGCCACCCCGATGTCGATCATGGTCGGCGTCGGTCGGGGCGCCGAACTCGGTGTGCTCATCAAGAACGCCGAGGCCCTCGAGCGCCTGGAGAAGGTCGACACCCTCGTTGTCGACAAGACCGGCACGCTGACCGAAGGACGCCCGTCGGTCACCGCGGTCGTGCCCGACAACGGCATCGACGCCAACGACGTACTACGCCTGGCCGCCGGCGTCGAACGTGCCTCCGAACACCCGTTGGCGCTCGCCGTTGTCGAAGCGGCCGAACGTGCCGGCCTCACCATCCCCGCCGTCACCGACTTCGACTCCCCCACCGGTCGCGGCGTGGTCGGCACCGTCGAGGGACGCCGCGTCGCCCTAGGCAACGCCGCGTTCCTCGAGGACGAGGGAATCGACATCTCCGCGTTCGCCCATCGGGCCGATGACCTCCGCCACGACGGCGCCACTGCGATCTTCGTCGGCGTCGATGGCCGCCCCGCCGGTGTCCTCGCGATCGCAGACCCGGTCAAAGGCACCACCCCCGAGGCATTGACCGCGCTGCGTGACGATGGCATCGAAGTCGTGATGCTCACCGGCGACAACCGCACCACCGCTGAGGCGGTCGCCCGCCGACTCGGCATCAGCGAGGTGGAGGCCGAGGTTCTGCCTGATCACAAGAGCGCAGTCGTGCAGCGACTCCGGGAACAGGGCAAGATCGTGGCCATGGCCGGCGACGGCATCAACGACGCCCCCGCACTCGCGGCCGCCGACGTGGGCATCGCGATGGGATCGGGCACGGACGTGGCCATCGAAAGCGCCGGGGTCACCCTGCTGCACGGGGATCTGACGGGGATCGTCCGGGCGCGGAGACTATCGGCAGCGACGATGAGCAACATCCGGCAGAACCTGGTCTTCGCGTTCGTGTACAACGCCGCCGGCATCCCGCTCGCCGCCGGAGTCCTCTACCCGGTGTTCGGGATTCTGCTGTCGCCGATCATCGCCGCCGCCGCGATGGCCCTGTCGTCGGTCAGCGTCATTGGCAACGCGCTGCGGCTGCGCTCGAAAAAGTTCTAA
- a CDS encoding L,D-transpeptidase gives MTVDRRIGVRVLAVVLVLTGTLGVVVAVGLSHCWGCDRAGGSYQHSADAPRPPADLVISPGLGATDVDPLGPVRVSASFASLSEVAMTNEQGVRIVGVTTPDGAVWKPAVPLGYGRTYTVTATATAPDGARLQRVSTFSTLVPGNQTRVRLTTTSGADVRDGATYGIGTVVVARFDEPIVDQAAAERRLVVSTAPAVTGSWYWLDNQTVHWRPAQYFAPGTAVTVQANIYGAALGGGLYGQEDVHVGFVIGDAHVAIADDATKQVSVFNNGQLVRTMPTSMGMGGTETVNGQTLSFWTQRGIYTVMDKANPVVMDSSTYGLPINSRLGYRETISWATRISTDGIYLHQLESTVWAQGNTNVSHGCLNLNPDNARWFYDFSQPGDVVEVRNTGGEPLQVWQNGDWSVPWEQWVKGSALR, from the coding sequence GTGACCGTGGACCGCCGAATCGGCGTGCGGGTGTTGGCCGTGGTGCTGGTGCTCACCGGAACGCTCGGGGTGGTTGTCGCCGTGGGCCTCTCGCACTGTTGGGGGTGTGATCGCGCGGGCGGCAGCTACCAGCACAGCGCCGATGCGCCGCGGCCGCCGGCCGACCTGGTGATCTCCCCGGGTCTGGGGGCAACCGATGTGGACCCACTGGGCCCGGTGAGGGTGTCGGCGAGCTTTGCTTCGCTGTCAGAGGTCGCGATGACTAACGAACAGGGCGTCCGCATCGTCGGCGTCACCACGCCCGACGGTGCGGTGTGGAAGCCTGCTGTGCCGCTGGGCTATGGACGCACCTACACCGTCACCGCGACCGCCACCGCCCCTGACGGGGCCCGGCTGCAACGTGTTTCGACGTTCTCGACGCTGGTTCCGGGCAATCAGACCCGGGTCCGGCTGACCACGACGTCGGGCGCCGACGTGCGTGACGGCGCGACCTACGGCATCGGCACGGTCGTGGTGGCGCGCTTTGATGAACCGATCGTCGACCAGGCCGCCGCCGAGCGGCGCTTGGTGGTGTCGACTGCACCGGCGGTGACCGGATCCTGGTACTGGCTGGACAATCAGACTGTGCATTGGCGCCCGGCGCAGTACTTCGCCCCGGGAACCGCGGTGACGGTGCAGGCCAACATCTACGGAGCGGCCCTGGGTGGGGGCCTGTATGGGCAAGAGGATGTGCATGTGGGCTTTGTCATCGGCGACGCACACGTCGCCATCGCCGACGACGCCACCAAGCAGGTCAGCGTGTTCAACAACGGCCAACTGGTCCGCACCATGCCGACCTCGATGGGCATGGGCGGCACCGAGACGGTCAACGGACAAACCCTCTCATTTTGGACCCAGCGCGGCATCTACACGGTGATGGACAAGGCCAATCCCGTGGTGATGGACTCCTCGACCTACGGCCTGCCGATCAATTCCCGGCTGGGATACCGCGAAACGATCTCCTGGGCCACCCGTATAAGCACCGACGGGATCTATCTGCATCAGTTGGAGAGCACCGTCTGGGCTCAGGGCAATACCAATGTGTCGCACGGCTGCCTGAACCTCAACCCCGACAACGCTCGCTGGTTCTACGATTTCTCCCAGCCCGGCGATGTCGTTGAGGTCCGCAACACCGGCGGCGAGCCCCTGCAGGTCTGGCAGAACGGCGACTGGAGTGTGCCCTGGGAGCAGTGGGTGAAAGGCAGTGCTTTGCGTTGA
- a CDS encoding multicopper oxidase family protein codes for MIDTGRTPQFSRRGFLAASVALGATAITGCQRNTGTTPPTSTSPSSGAIAAAEARRPHSGRTVSTTLTAQRGPVDLGGRTVDTLSYNGSVPGPLVRASVGDEVAVTVRNHLDHSTSVHWHGVALRNDMDGASPATPDIDAGREFTYRFSVPHPGTYWAHPHTGLDADTGLYFPVIVDDPNDPGRYDAEWVVMLDDWTDGVGPTPTQIYDGLRGGGGHNGMPGMEGMGDGGMGNSALLGGDAGDVSYPYYAINGRIPQAPTTFRAKPGDRVRIRLINAGSDTAFRVALAGHRLTITHTDGFPVTPVDADAVLLGMGERYDVVVTAGDGVFPLVAAAEGKNATARALLVTGTGATPAADYTPGELQGRVATVSDLAATKEAVLPPSPAEVNLSADLAGSMMRYDWTINGLPFAKTRPLQVREGQHVTLTFNNATMMWHPMHLHGHTFEVVGADGRPGARKDTAIVLPMQKLQVRFVADNPGVWMMHCHNTYHQEAGMMTSVDYQA; via the coding sequence GATAACGGGGTGTCAACGCAACACTGGTACGACACCTCCGACCTCCACTTCCCCCTCGTCGGGCGCGATCGCCGCCGCCGAAGCACGCCGCCCCCACAGCGGCCGCACCGTGTCGACCACCTTGACCGCTCAGCGCGGCCCCGTTGATCTGGGCGGCCGCACAGTAGACACGTTGTCCTACAACGGTTCTGTACCCGGGCCTCTCGTGCGGGCCTCAGTCGGCGATGAGGTGGCGGTGACGGTGCGCAACCATCTGGATCACTCCACCTCGGTGCACTGGCATGGGGTTGCGTTGCGCAACGACATGGATGGCGCTTCGCCGGCCACGCCCGACATCGACGCCGGCCGTGAGTTCACCTACCGGTTCTCGGTGCCGCACCCGGGAACCTATTGGGCCCACCCGCACACCGGCCTGGACGCCGACACCGGCCTGTATTTTCCGGTCATCGTCGATGACCCCAACGACCCTGGCCGCTACGACGCCGAGTGGGTGGTGATGCTCGATGACTGGACTGACGGGGTGGGCCCGACCCCAACCCAGATCTACGACGGATTGCGCGGCGGGGGCGGCCACAACGGTATGCCGGGGATGGAAGGCATGGGCGATGGCGGTATGGGCAACAGTGCGTTGCTCGGCGGGGACGCCGGCGACGTGAGCTACCCATACTATGCGATCAACGGGCGTATCCCCCAGGCGCCCACGACGTTTCGTGCCAAGCCTGGGGACCGGGTGCGGATTCGGCTCATCAACGCCGGGTCTGATACCGCCTTTCGAGTGGCGCTCGCAGGACACCGGCTGACCATCACCCATACCGATGGATTCCCGGTAACGCCCGTCGACGCTGACGCCGTGTTGCTGGGAATGGGGGAGCGCTACGACGTGGTCGTCACCGCCGGAGACGGGGTGTTCCCACTGGTAGCAGCGGCGGAGGGCAAGAACGCCACCGCGCGCGCCTTGCTGGTCACCGGGACAGGGGCAACCCCGGCCGCCGATTACACCCCGGGCGAGCTGCAGGGCCGCGTCGCGACAGTCAGCGACTTGGCCGCCACCAAGGAGGCAGTGTTGCCGCCATCGCCCGCCGAGGTGAACTTGTCGGCGGATCTGGCCGGCTCGATGATGCGCTACGACTGGACGATCAATGGATTGCCGTTCGCAAAGACCCGGCCGCTGCAGGTCCGAGAGGGTCAACATGTGACGTTGACATTCAACAACGCCACGATGATGTGGCACCCGATGCACTTGCACGGACACACCTTCGAAGTGGTCGGCGCCGACGGCCGCCCCGGCGCCCGCAAAGACACCGCCATCGTGTTGCCGATGCAAAAGCTGCAGGTGCGGTTCGTCGCCGACAACCCCGGCGTGTGGATGATGCACTGTCACAACACCTATCACCAAGAGGCCGGCATGATGACCAGTGTGGATTACCAGGCTTAA